The following coding sequences lie in one Frigoribacterium sp. SL97 genomic window:
- a CDS encoding 4-(cytidine 5'-diphospho)-2-C-methyl-D-erythritol kinase, with translation MTSVAAPTVVHTRAPGKINVFLAVGDLQDDGYHDLATAYQAVSLYEDVRARRADDFTVSVTGGPSIDVSGVPTDGSNLAIKAARLLAETTGYTGGVALTVDKAVPVAGGMGGGSADAAATLLACDTLWGTGVGRDELLRLSARLGADVPFAFAGGTAIGTGRGDELSPALAKGQFQWVLAVADVGLSTPRVYDELDAHRLRHQGEIRSVRHPVVDAGVLQALRAGDPGMLADAMHNDLQAPALHLQPGLADVLELGEGNGALAGIVSGSGPTVAFLAPDLDGALELQIALSAARLTVVRATGPVHGARVVTD, from the coding sequence ATGACGTCCGTGGCCGCCCCGACCGTGGTCCACACGCGTGCGCCGGGCAAGATCAACGTCTTCCTCGCCGTCGGTGACCTGCAGGACGACGGTTATCACGACCTCGCGACCGCCTACCAGGCCGTCTCCCTCTACGAGGACGTGCGCGCGCGTCGCGCCGACGACTTCACGGTCAGCGTCACGGGTGGCCCGTCCATCGACGTGTCGGGCGTGCCGACCGACGGGTCCAACCTGGCGATCAAGGCCGCCCGCCTGCTGGCCGAGACGACCGGCTACACGGGCGGCGTCGCCCTGACCGTCGACAAGGCGGTGCCCGTGGCCGGCGGCATGGGGGGCGGATCGGCCGACGCCGCCGCGACGCTGCTCGCGTGCGACACGCTCTGGGGAACCGGCGTCGGTCGTGACGAACTCCTGCGGCTCTCGGCCCGACTCGGTGCCGACGTCCCGTTCGCCTTCGCCGGGGGCACCGCGATCGGTACCGGTCGCGGCGACGAGCTCAGCCCGGCCCTGGCGAAGGGGCAGTTCCAGTGGGTCCTGGCCGTGGCCGACGTCGGCCTCTCGACGCCGCGCGTCTACGACGAACTCGACGCGCACCGTCTGCGGCACCAGGGCGAGATCCGCTCGGTGCGGCACCCCGTCGTCGACGCCGGCGTCCTGCAGGCACTCCGGGCGGGCGACCCGGGCATGCTCGCGGACGCCATGCACAACGACCTCCAGGCGCCCGCCCTGCACCTCCAGCCGGGCCTGGCCGACGTCCTCGAGCTCGGTGAGGGCAACGGGGCCCTCGCGGGCATCGTGTCGGGCTCCGGCCCGACGGTGGCGTTCCTCGCACCCGACCTCGACGGCGCTCTCGAGCTGCAGATCGCGCTGAGCGCAGCCCGTCTCACGGTCGTCCGCGCCACGGGCCCGGTCCACGGCGCCCGCGTCGTCACCGACTAG
- a CDS encoding glycosyltransferase family 39 protein, with protein MTNLLHPADGRSTAPTVSTTPGTGRSTALTRLRHWRHLDAVLVGLLAALLSGAFLWVPSVWYDEAATVISATRSWGQLWQMVQTVDLVHATYYAFMHLWFDVFPYSPISLRVPSTIVTGLAAAFTVVLARTLADRRTAVVAGLLFCLIPRVTWMGGEGRSYAFSAMFAVALTLVLVTASRRTAQVGETRTRASAVRWWVAYAVLAVVSVLFFLYVAFVVVGHGVTMLVQWRRERRLRASSGSVATSQDAVASTPLVGAPHGARGSFLGWFAGAAVAGLASLPVVYFTSEQSGQVGWLDRPSFATIDQVLTTQWFYQNDRFAVFGWMLVLASLVVVVAGLVPRARGLAEVVLPWMIVPTVGLVGVSLVTEPLYSPRYLTFGTPAVAIMMAVAVAAIPWRRVIALVLLVAVVLTAPTYERQRQPEAKDSAAWNQVADLVSEQRALEPAGTAEGVVFGPVRRHPKATSRIIENTYPAAFEGMSDFTLETPAAETGGLWEVQHPLEDVIDRTDDLDVVWLITSDKQDWRPRVTADLAAKGFHVADEWHLTRTNVLKYER; from the coding sequence ATGACGAACCTCCTGCATCCGGCCGACGGTCGATCGACCGCGCCCACTGTATCCACGACGCCCGGGACCGGCCGCAGCACGGCCCTCACGCGCCTCCGGCACTGGCGTCATCTCGACGCCGTGCTCGTCGGCCTGCTCGCCGCGTTGCTGTCGGGCGCCTTCCTCTGGGTGCCGTCCGTCTGGTACGACGAGGCCGCGACGGTCATCTCGGCGACGCGCAGCTGGGGCCAGCTCTGGCAGATGGTCCAGACCGTCGACCTGGTGCACGCCACGTACTACGCGTTCATGCATCTGTGGTTCGACGTCTTCCCGTACTCGCCGATCTCGCTCCGGGTGCCCAGCACGATCGTCACGGGGCTCGCCGCCGCGTTCACGGTCGTGCTCGCCCGCACCCTGGCCGACCGCCGGACGGCCGTCGTGGCGGGCCTGCTGTTCTGCCTGATCCCCCGCGTGACCTGGATGGGCGGCGAGGGCCGTTCGTACGCCTTCTCGGCGATGTTCGCCGTCGCCCTGACCCTCGTCCTCGTCACCGCCTCGCGCCGGACCGCCCAGGTCGGCGAGACCCGCACCCGGGCCTCGGCCGTCCGCTGGTGGGTCGCCTACGCCGTGCTCGCCGTCGTCTCGGTTCTCTTCTTCCTGTACGTCGCCTTCGTCGTGGTGGGGCACGGCGTCACCATGCTGGTGCAGTGGCGACGCGAGCGCCGGCTCCGCGCCTCCTCGGGGTCGGTGGCGACGTCGCAGGACGCCGTGGCGTCGACCCCGCTCGTCGGCGCACCGCACGGAGCACGCGGTTCGTTCCTCGGCTGGTTCGCCGGTGCGGCCGTCGCCGGACTCGCGAGCCTGCCCGTCGTGTACTTCACGTCCGAGCAGAGCGGCCAGGTCGGCTGGCTCGACCGGCCGAGCTTCGCGACGATCGACCAGGTGCTGACGACGCAGTGGTTCTACCAGAACGACCGTTTCGCCGTCTTCGGCTGGATGCTGGTGCTCGCCAGCCTGGTCGTCGTGGTCGCCGGTCTCGTGCCCCGTGCCCGGGGACTGGCCGAGGTCGTCCTGCCCTGGATGATCGTGCCCACCGTCGGCCTCGTGGGCGTCTCGCTCGTGACCGAGCCGCTCTACTCGCCCCGCTACCTGACCTTCGGCACCCCGGCCGTCGCGATCATGATGGCCGTCGCCGTGGCCGCCATCCCTTGGCGGCGGGTGATCGCCCTCGTCCTGCTGGTCGCCGTGGTGCTCACCGCCCCGACCTACGAACGTCAGCGTCAGCCCGAGGCGAAGGACTCGGCCGCGTGGAACCAGGTGGCCGACCTCGTGAGCGAGCAACGGGCGCTCGAACCGGCCGGGACGGCCGAAGGCGTCGTCTTCGGCCCCGTGCGTCGACACCCGAAGGCCACGTCGCGCATCATCGAGAACACGTACCCCGCGGCGTTCGAAGGGATGTCGGACTTCACGCTCGAGACCCCCGCGGCCGAGACCGGCGGGCTGTGGGAGGTCCAGCACCCGCTCGAGGACGTCATCGACCGCACCGACGACCTCGACGTCGTCTGGCTGATCACGAGCGACAAGCAGGACTGGAGGCCCCGGGTCACCGCGGACCTCGCCGCCAAGGGCTTCCACGTCGCCGACGAGTGGCACCTCACCCGCACGAACGTGCTCAAGTACGAGCGCTGA
- a CDS encoding ThiF family adenylyltransferase — protein sequence MRHGGDARGAAVHDGGVHGAGVRDDGHGGDPVEGERYSRSVRLPGFGLGSQGRLAASRVLVVGAGGLGAPVIQYLAASGVGTLGIVDDDAVDLSNLQRQVLFRPDQLGFPKARAAADWVRAANPDVTVVAHPVRLSDRTADLLDDYDLVVDGSDSFDTCYLVADAAAERGLPVVWGSVNRWDGQFSVFWDDAPDARAVDYRDLHPAPPASGWDESCADVGVLGPLCGTVGAGMAGEVVKLLTGLGDPLLGRVVTVDALGGTWRESRLARAPHRAEARATVNDARRASSSSVPEAQATTADAPAARGRRVGPDVDAAELTTLLGARATGDADFTLLDVREVDEHDFAHISGDVQAPGYGTRTRQRPELDPAQRVVVYCARGPRARAAADLLAGEGFDVSVLHGGMLGWQLAQGAPTRP from the coding sequence GTGCGACACGGGGGTGACGCGCGCGGGGCGGCCGTGCACGACGGTGGCGTGCACGGTGCCGGCGTGCGCGACGATGGACACGGCGGCGACCCCGTCGAGGGCGAACGCTACTCGCGAAGCGTGCGCCTGCCGGGGTTCGGTCTGGGCTCCCAGGGGCGCCTGGCGGCGTCGAGGGTGCTGGTGGTCGGGGCCGGCGGGCTGGGCGCGCCGGTCATCCAATATCTCGCAGCCTCGGGTGTGGGAACCCTGGGAATCGTCGACGACGACGCCGTCGATCTGTCGAACCTACAACGGCAGGTGCTCTTCCGCCCCGACCAGCTGGGCTTCCCGAAGGCCCGCGCCGCCGCCGACTGGGTGCGTGCCGCCAACCCGGACGTGACCGTCGTCGCCCACCCCGTCCGACTGAGCGACCGCACCGCCGACCTGCTCGACGACTACGACCTCGTGGTGGACGGCAGCGACTCGTTCGACACCTGCTACCTGGTGGCCGACGCCGCGGCCGAGCGCGGTCTGCCGGTCGTCTGGGGCAGCGTCAACCGCTGGGACGGACAGTTCAGCGTCTTCTGGGACGACGCCCCGGACGCCCGGGCGGTCGACTACCGCGACCTGCACCCTGCCCCGCCCGCCTCGGGCTGGGACGAGTCCTGCGCCGACGTCGGCGTGCTGGGGCCGCTGTGCGGGACGGTGGGCGCGGGCATGGCCGGAGAGGTCGTCAAGCTGCTGACCGGTCTCGGCGATCCGCTGCTCGGCCGGGTCGTGACCGTCGACGCCCTGGGCGGCACCTGGCGGGAGAGCCGGTTGGCCCGCGCCCCGCACCGGGCCGAGGCCCGGGCGACGGTGAACGACGCGCGCCGCGCCTCCTCGTCCTCGGTGCCCGAGGCGCAGGCGACCACCGCCGACGCGCCCGCGGCCCGTGGTCGCCGCGTCGGCCCCGACGTCGACGCGGCCGAGCTGACGACCCTGCTCGGGGCGCGAGCGACGGGCGATGCCGACTTCACGCTGCTCGACGTGCGCGAGGTCGACGAGCACGACTTCGCCCACATCTCCGGTGACGTGCAGGCTCCCGGGTACGGCACGCGCACCCGCCAGCGGCCCGAGCTCGATCCGGCGCAGCGGGTGGTCGTCTACTGCGCCCGAGGGCCGCGGGCCCGCGCCGCGGCCGACCTGCTGGCGGGCGAGGGCTTCGACGTGTCGGTGCTGCACGGCGGCATGCTCGGGTGGCAGCTCGCGCAGGGGGCACCCACGCGGCCGTAG
- a CDS encoding MoaD/ThiS family protein, with amino-acid sequence MTTTNPAPTVDGATPAPVSAPFSATLRFFAAARTAVGRDDQRVEVPAGERPTIGRLLTEVRPVEVVSAADFRDVLLRCSFLVDGLTTRDREQLVPDGAVIDVMPPFAGG; translated from the coding sequence ATGACGACCACGAACCCCGCCCCCACCGTCGACGGAGCCACCCCGGCCCCCGTCTCGGCCCCCTTCTCGGCGACGCTGCGGTTCTTCGCCGCCGCCCGCACCGCCGTGGGCCGCGACGACCAGCGCGTCGAGGTGCCCGCGGGCGAACGTCCGACCATCGGGCGCCTGCTCACCGAGGTCCGCCCGGTCGAGGTCGTATCGGCCGCGGACTTCCGCGACGTGCTGCTGCGCTGCTCGTTCCTCGTCGACGGCCTGACCACGCGGGACCGCGAGCAGCTCGTCCCCGACGGCGCGGTGATCGACGTCATGCCGCCGTTCGCCGGCGGCTGA
- the moaA gene encoding GTP 3',8-cyclase MoaA, with protein sequence MTVSLGLPTMPGRAPADDLLPARPSSDAAPGLLDRFGRTATDLRVSLTDKCNLRCTYCMPAEGLPALPREQALDADEIVRLVGIGVRDLGVRQVRFTGGEPLLRADLIDIVRRVAAIDPRPEVSLTTNAIGLAHRAQALADAGLDRVNVSLDSLHAETFMKVSRRPFLDKVLAGVDAAAAAGLTPVKINAVLLPGINDHEAPDLLAWALRGGHELRFIEQMPLDADRSWDRASFVTSRDIHSLIATRFDLSPADVERDGAPAELFDAVGRGDDAGLAGRVGIIASVSEPFCADCRRTRMTAEGGIRSCLFSGGETGLRDLLRSGASDLELADAWRGAMWAKPSGHGIDDPDFVQPERTMSAIGG encoded by the coding sequence ATGACCGTCTCGCTCGGACTGCCCACCATGCCCGGCCGGGCCCCCGCCGACGACCTGCTGCCCGCGCGGCCGTCGAGCGACGCCGCTCCGGGACTGCTCGACCGCTTCGGTCGGACCGCGACCGACCTGCGGGTCTCGCTGACCGACAAGTGCAACCTGCGCTGCACCTACTGCATGCCGGCGGAGGGCCTGCCGGCCCTCCCCCGTGAACAGGCGCTCGACGCCGACGAGATCGTGCGCCTGGTCGGCATCGGCGTGCGCGACCTCGGCGTCCGGCAGGTGCGGTTCACCGGGGGCGAGCCGCTGCTGCGTGCCGACCTGATCGACATCGTGCGACGGGTCGCCGCGATCGACCCGCGGCCCGAGGTGTCGCTGACGACGAACGCCATCGGCCTGGCGCACCGCGCCCAGGCCCTGGCCGACGCCGGGCTCGACCGGGTCAACGTGTCGCTCGACTCGCTGCACGCCGAGACGTTCATGAAGGTCTCGCGTCGTCCGTTCCTCGACAAGGTGCTCGCCGGCGTCGACGCCGCGGCGGCGGCCGGCCTCACCCCGGTCAAGATCAACGCCGTCCTGCTGCCCGGCATCAACGACCACGAGGCGCCCGACCTGCTCGCCTGGGCCCTGCGCGGCGGCCACGAGCTGCGGTTCATCGAGCAGATGCCGTTGGACGCCGACCGCAGCTGGGACCGCGCCTCCTTCGTCACCTCACGCGACATCCACTCGCTGATCGCCACGCGCTTCGACCTCAGCCCCGCCGACGTCGAGCGCGACGGAGCACCCGCCGAGCTGTTCGACGCCGTCGGCCGCGGTGACGACGCCGGACTGGCCGGGCGGGTCGGCATCATCGCCTCGGTCAGCGAACCGTTCTGCGCCGACTGCCGGCGCACCCGCATGACCGCCGAGGGCGGCATCCGCAGCTGCCTCTTCAGCGGCGGAGAGACCGGCCTGCGCGACCTGCTGCGGAGCGGGGCGAGCGACCTCGAACTGGCCGACGCCTGGCGCGGTGCCATGTGGGCCAAGCCCTCGGGCCACGGCATCGACGACCCGGACTTCGTGCAGCCGGAACGCACCATGAGCGCCATCGGAGGCTGA
- a CDS encoding TOBE domain-containing protein — protein MTQIRIKDAAAFLGVSDDTVRRWIDLGLLESEKDDAGRGVVDGLALATLARKNAVLPADPSEVGRSARNRLVGVVTEITADRVMAQVELQCGPHRIVSLMSSEAVRELGLEPGSVAIAVVKATTVIIETPGGKA, from the coding sequence ATGACGCAGATACGGATCAAGGACGCGGCGGCGTTCCTCGGCGTGAGTGACGACACCGTGCGACGCTGGATCGACCTCGGCCTGCTCGAGAGCGAGAAAGACGATGCCGGGCGCGGCGTGGTCGACGGGCTCGCGCTCGCGACGCTCGCCCGGAAGAACGCCGTGCTGCCCGCCGACCCGTCCGAGGTGGGGCGGTCGGCACGCAACCGCCTGGTGGGCGTCGTGACCGAGATCACCGCCGACCGGGTCATGGCCCAGGTCGAGCTGCAGTGCGGCCCCCACCGCATCGTCTCGCTGATGAGCAGCGAAGCCGTCCGAGAGCTGGGCCTCGAACCCGGTTCGGTGGCCATCGCGGTCGTGAAGGCCACGACGGTCATCATCGAGACGCCCGGCGGGAAGGCCTGA
- the modA gene encoding molybdate ABC transporter substrate-binding protein — protein MRRTPRVVTALVGALAVATALALTGCSGATVDTATSATPTASDPTLEGSITVYAAASLTTTFTELADEFEKANPGTTVDLTFAGSSDLVTQITEGAPADVFASADEKNMAKLTDAGLVDPSASEDFATNVLTIAVPPSNPADVTGFADLGKSDVTTVVCAAQVPCGAATVAVERATGVTISPVSEESSVTDVLGKVTSGEADAGLVYVTDVEAAGDSVTGIEFPEADQAVNTYPIAPVADTANPAVAEAFVAFVTGEVGQGVLRDAGFGAP, from the coding sequence ATGAGACGGACCCCCCGCGTCGTCACGGCGCTCGTCGGAGCCCTCGCGGTGGCGACGGCCCTCGCCCTGACGGGGTGCTCGGGCGCGACCGTCGACACGGCGACCAGCGCGACACCGACGGCCTCCGACCCGACCCTCGAGGGGTCGATCACCGTCTACGCCGCCGCCTCGTTGACGACGACGTTCACCGAGCTCGCCGACGAGTTCGAGAAGGCGAACCCGGGCACGACCGTCGACCTGACCTTCGCGGGCTCGTCCGACCTGGTGACGCAGATCACCGAGGGAGCCCCGGCCGACGTCTTCGCCTCGGCCGACGAGAAGAACATGGCGAAGCTGACCGACGCCGGACTCGTCGACCCGTCGGCCTCGGAGGACTTCGCCACGAACGTCCTCACCATCGCCGTGCCGCCGTCGAACCCCGCCGACGTCACGGGCTTCGCCGACCTCGGTAAGTCCGACGTGACGACCGTGGTCTGCGCGGCCCAGGTGCCCTGCGGTGCGGCGACGGTCGCGGTCGAGCGGGCCACCGGCGTCACGATCTCGCCGGTCAGCGAGGAGTCCTCGGTCACCGACGTGCTGGGCAAGGTCACCTCGGGGGAGGCCGACGCCGGGCTGGTCTACGTCACGGACGTCGAGGCCGCCGGCGACAGCGTGACAGGCATCGAGTTCCCCGAGGCCGACCAGGCCGTCAACACCTATCCCATCGCCCCTGTGGCCGACACGGCGAACCCGGCGGTGGCCGAGGCGTTCGTCGCCTTCGTCACCGGCGAGGTCGGGCAGGGCGTGCTGCGGGACGCCGGCTTCGGCGCGCCGTGA
- a CDS encoding ABC transporter permease encodes MTPAPHRAYAGVPVWIAVVAALGAAFVLLPLVAMVSRVDWAEFVPLVTSESSVAAFWLSLRTSVTATLLCVVLGVPMAVVLARTGFRGQRVLRSLVLLPLVLPPVVGGIALLYTFGRRGLLGQAFDALGVTIAFSTTAVVLAQTFVALPFLVLSLEGALRTVGTRYEAVAATLGARPTTVLRRVTLPLVLPALVSGAVLSFARALGEFGATLTFAGSLQGVTRTLPLEIYLQRETDPDAAVALSLVLVLVAVVVVALAHRAGGPSGVATRRRGS; translated from the coding sequence GTGACGCCCGCCCCGCACCGTGCCTACGCCGGCGTCCCGGTGTGGATCGCGGTCGTCGCGGCCCTGGGGGCGGCCTTCGTCCTGCTGCCCCTCGTCGCCATGGTGTCGAGGGTCGACTGGGCCGAGTTCGTGCCGCTGGTCACCTCCGAGTCGTCGGTCGCCGCGTTCTGGCTCAGCCTGCGCACGTCGGTCACGGCGACCCTCCTCTGCGTCGTGCTCGGCGTCCCGATGGCGGTCGTGCTGGCCCGCACCGGGTTCCGGGGCCAAAGGGTGCTGCGGTCGCTCGTGCTGCTGCCGTTGGTGCTCCCGCCCGTCGTCGGAGGCATCGCGTTGCTCTACACCTTCGGGCGCCGCGGCCTGCTCGGTCAGGCGTTCGACGCGCTCGGCGTGACGATCGCGTTCTCGACCACGGCGGTCGTGCTGGCCCAGACCTTCGTCGCCCTGCCCTTCCTGGTGCTGAGCCTCGAGGGCGCCCTCCGCACGGTGGGCACGCGCTACGAGGCCGTCGCGGCGACCCTGGGTGCCCGGCCCACGACCGTGCTGCGGCGGGTCACGCTGCCGCTCGTGCTGCCCGCCCTCGTCTCGGGCGCCGTGTTGTCGTTCGCGCGGGCCCTCGGCGAGTTCGGCGCGACGCTGACCTTCGCGGGCTCCTTGCAGGGCGTCACGCGGACCCTTCCGCTCGAGATCTACCTGCAACGCGAGACCGATCCCGACGCCGCCGTGGCGCTGTCGCTCGTGCTCGTCCTCGTGGCGGTCGTCGTTGTCGCCCTGGCCCATCGGGCGGGCGGGCCGTCCGGCGTCGCCACCCGGAGGCGCGGGTCGTGA
- a CDS encoding sulfate/molybdate ABC transporter ATP-binding protein, producing the protein MTLEFAAVVEDRGFDVELEVADGETVAVLGPNGAGKSTLLSLVAGLLRPDHGTARLGDRVLFDVDGRGRGPSLRPHERGVSMLAQDALLFPHLSALDNVAFGPRSTGVPRREAGRRARDWLDRVDATGLAERRPAQLSGGQAQRIAVARALAADPCLLLLDEPMAALDVSVAPALRRTLRDVLADRTAVIVTHDVLDAYTLADRVVVLDGGRVVDAGPTRAVLDRPTTPFAAGLAGLDLLTGTARGGGVRLEDGTLLTARSADGLPAGAAAAVAVRPSAVRVTTGTPSGPTSSENVLDVVVTDLEPRGDVVRVRAGDVSADVPPGVVAGLDLVPGSVVRFSFDAGDAVAYLV; encoded by the coding sequence GTGACGCTCGAGTTCGCGGCGGTCGTCGAGGACCGCGGCTTCGACGTCGAGCTGGAGGTGGCCGACGGAGAGACGGTGGCCGTCCTCGGCCCGAACGGGGCCGGCAAGTCGACGCTGCTGTCCCTGGTCGCCGGCCTCCTGCGACCCGACCACGGCACGGCCCGCCTGGGCGACCGCGTGCTGTTCGACGTCGACGGCCGCGGGCGCGGACCCTCGCTGCGCCCGCACGAGCGCGGCGTCTCGATGCTCGCCCAGGACGCCCTGCTCTTCCCGCACCTCAGTGCGCTCGACAACGTCGCCTTCGGTCCGCGCAGCACCGGGGTGCCTCGACGCGAGGCCGGCCGCCGAGCCCGCGACTGGCTCGACCGGGTCGACGCCACGGGGCTCGCCGAGCGGCGTCCGGCGCAGCTCTCGGGTGGACAGGCGCAGCGGATCGCCGTCGCCCGTGCCCTGGCCGCCGACCCCTGCCTGTTGCTGCTCGACGAGCCGATGGCGGCTCTCGACGTGTCGGTCGCGCCCGCCCTGCGACGGACCCTGCGCGACGTCCTCGCCGACCGCACGGCGGTGATCGTCACGCACGACGTCCTCGACGCCTACACGCTGGCCGACCGGGTCGTCGTGCTCGACGGCGGCCGGGTCGTCGACGCCGGCCCCACGCGCGCCGTCCTCGACCGTCCGACCACGCCGTTCGCCGCGGGGCTCGCGGGGCTCGACCTGCTGACCGGCACGGCCCGCGGGGGAGGCGTCCGGTTGGAGGACGGCACCCTGCTGACCGCCCGGTCCGCCGACGGGCTCCCGGCGGGCGCCGCGGCCGCGGTGGCCGTGCGGCCGAGCGCCGTGCGCGTGACGACCGGTACCCCCTCGGGTCCGACGTCGTCCGAGAACGTCCTCGACGTCGTCGTCACGGACCTCGAACCCCGCGGGGACGTCGTCCGGGTCCGGGCCGGCGACGTGTCGGCCGACGTCCCGCCCGGCGTGGTCGCCGGCCTCGACCTCGTGCCGGGCAGCGTCGTCCGGTTCTCCTTCGACGCCGGAGACGCCGTCGCCTACCTGGTCTGA
- a CDS encoding glycosyltransferase 87 family protein, whose product MRTVFAAVAVLGLAGAIAWGVVNVGFLMKDLRTDFVVWTAVCWALFALAVLLLRRVPVRHVTALVVAGTALVGGAGLTGVPNTSPDPARYAWDGIVQTAGVSPYEYTPDAGELRDLRPAWIFPESTPFTRDDGTIGERCGEPDRQVHRAYDSQTGDVVCTLINRPDVPTIYPPMAELYFWAVSAVVGPDAGFFPLQAMGFVLVLGTTVALLATLRRRGLDPRWAALWGWCPLVVGEGVTNSHVDLLGAVLVVAASLLVATGRRFRGGIALGAAIATKLIPVIAAPALLRGQPWKVISASVVTFAVLYVPYVAMTGWGVLGYLPGYLTEEGYEDGSRFVFLSAFMPDAWTTPVAVLIVGVTAVLVWVKTPAHDPWLGQLVMIGVTLVAVSPRYPWYALLLVPFVALTGRVEWLAIPLALLVRQLEPGMALQRASLASAVLVILLVTLWRAGPGFTDRLLDAVGGDVDRLRRVVGRRRSAPSSSPGPAQTR is encoded by the coding sequence GTGCGTACTGTGTTCGCGGCCGTGGCCGTCCTCGGATTGGCCGGGGCGATCGCCTGGGGCGTCGTGAACGTCGGATTCCTCATGAAAGACCTGCGGACCGACTTCGTCGTCTGGACCGCCGTGTGCTGGGCGTTGTTCGCCCTGGCGGTCCTGCTGCTGCGCCGGGTGCCCGTGCGCCACGTCACCGCTCTCGTCGTGGCGGGCACGGCCCTGGTCGGCGGGGCGGGCCTGACCGGCGTGCCCAACACGAGCCCCGACCCGGCGCGCTACGCCTGGGACGGCATCGTGCAGACCGCCGGCGTCTCGCCGTACGAGTACACGCCCGACGCGGGCGAGCTGCGCGACCTGCGGCCGGCCTGGATCTTCCCCGAGTCGACGCCGTTCACCCGCGACGACGGCACGATCGGCGAGCGCTGCGGCGAACCCGACCGCCAGGTCCACCGTGCCTACGACAGCCAGACGGGCGACGTCGTCTGCACGCTGATCAACCGGCCCGACGTGCCGACCATCTACCCGCCGATGGCCGAACTGTACTTCTGGGCGGTGTCCGCCGTGGTCGGCCCCGACGCCGGGTTCTTCCCGCTGCAGGCGATGGGCTTCGTGCTCGTGCTGGGCACGACCGTCGCCCTGCTGGCGACCCTGCGCCGGCGGGGTCTCGACCCCCGCTGGGCCGCGCTGTGGGGCTGGTGCCCGCTCGTGGTCGGCGAGGGCGTCACGAACTCGCACGTCGACCTCCTGGGTGCCGTGCTCGTGGTCGCCGCGTCGTTGCTCGTCGCCACCGGTCGGCGCTTCCGCGGCGGCATCGCCCTCGGGGCCGCCATCGCGACCAAGTTGATCCCGGTGATCGCGGCACCCGCCCTGCTGCGCGGGCAGCCCTGGAAGGTGATCAGCGCCTCCGTCGTCACCTTCGCCGTGCTCTACGTGCCCTACGTCGCGATGACCGGGTGGGGCGTGCTCGGGTACCTGCCGGGCTACCTGACCGAAGAGGGCTACGAGGACGGCTCGCGCTTCGTGTTCCTGTCGGCCTTCATGCCGGACGCGTGGACGACACCGGTCGCCGTGCTGATCGTCGGTGTCACGGCGGTGCTCGTGTGGGTGAAGACCCCGGCTCACGACCCGTGGCTCGGCCAGCTCGTGATGATCGGCGTGACGCTCGTGGCGGTGAGCCCCCGCTACCCCTGGTACGCCCTGCTGCTGGTGCCGTTCGTCGCGCTGACCGGGCGGGTCGAGTGGCTGGCGATCCCGCTCGCGCTGCTCGTGCGCCAGCTCGAGCCGGGCATGGCGCTGCAGCGGGCGTCGCTCGCCTCGGCCGTGCTCGTCATCCTGCTCGTGACGCTCTGGCGGGCCGGCCCCGGGTTCACGGACCGGTTGCTCGACGCCGTCGGGGGCGACGTCGACCGGTTGCGTCGGGTCGTCGGCCGCCGACGGTCCGCCCCCTCGTCGAGCCCCGGGCCCGCTCAGACCAGGTAG